The following are encoded in a window of bacterium SCSIO 12643 genomic DNA:
- a CDS encoding SDR family oxidoreductase, whose translation MGKDLLKGKRGIIFGALDANSIAWKTAEKAHEEGATFVLTNAPIALRMGALDQLAQDTGSTIIPADATNNEDLEKLITQAVEILGGPLDFILHSIGMSPNVRKGKPYSDLNYDWFHKTLDVSAMSLHRVLQTAYRLDAMAEWGSVISLSFVAAQRAFPGYNDMADAKSLMESITRNFGYQYGNKKKVRVNTISQSPTLTTAGKGVGGFDQFINFAEDISPLGNASAEQCADYTVMMFSDYTRMVTMQNLFHDGGFSFTGISEKVMKKYGM comes from the coding sequence ATGGGAAAAGATCTTTTAAAAGGAAAAAGAGGAATCATTTTTGGTGCCCTTGATGCAAACTCGATTGCTTGGAAAACTGCTGAAAAAGCACATGAAGAAGGTGCTACTTTTGTTTTGACAAATGCACCAATTGCTCTTAGAATGGGTGCTTTGGATCAACTTGCTCAAGATACCGGATCTACTATTATTCCAGCTGACGCTACTAACAACGAAGATTTAGAAAAGCTAATTACTCAAGCTGTTGAAATACTTGGAGGACCTTTAGATTTCATTTTACATTCTATTGGAATGTCTCCTAACGTTAGAAAAGGAAAACCTTATTCAGACTTAAATTACGACTGGTTCCACAAAACATTAGACGTATCTGCGATGTCATTACACCGTGTACTTCAAACTGCATATAGATTAGATGCAATGGCAGAGTGGGGTTCTGTAATTAGTTTATCGTTCGTTGCTGCTCAAAGAGCATTCCCAGGTTACAATGATATGGCTGATGCAAAATCTTTAATGGAGTCTATCACTCGTAACTTTGGTTACCAATATGGAAACAAGAAAAAAGTTCGTGTAAATACAATTTCTCAATCTCCTACCCTTACCACTGCTGGTAAAGGTGTTGGTGGATTTGATCAGTTTATCAACTTTGCTGAAGATATATCTCCTTTAGGAAATGCATCTGCTGAGCAATGTGCGGATTATACAGTAATGATGTTCTCAGATTACACCAGAATGGTGACCATGCAGAACTTATTCCATGATGGCGGATTCTCTTTCACAGGAATTAGTGAAAAAGTAATGAAAAAATACGGAATGTAA
- a CDS encoding class I SAM-dependent methyltransferase — protein sequence MNQLQIIISYLKHQWSANNRHGIHSPFVYKFLDEVLYHDIKNPEYNQLRNLKRSLLKDSRTISITDLGAGSTINKSPNRLVRDIAKNSSKPEKYVRLFFRMVNYFQPRSIIELGTSLGLSTIYFAKAQNTIPVHTLEGCPETLAIAQENFGKLHLKNITGHLGDFNDTLPNVLKETSTADLVFFDGNHRAEPTLNYFELCLKHMTDQSIFVFDDIHWSDEMHQAWEKIKGHPKTVVTLDLFFIGIVFFDARLSPQHFKIRF from the coding sequence ATGAATCAACTTCAAATCATAATCTCTTATCTCAAACATCAATGGAGTGCCAATAATCGTCATGGTATCCATTCTCCGTTTGTCTATAAGTTTTTAGATGAAGTTTTATATCATGACATTAAAAACCCTGAATACAATCAACTGCGGAACCTTAAACGAAGTTTATTGAAAGACTCCAGAACCATTTCCATTACGGATTTAGGCGCTGGATCAACTATCAATAAAAGTCCTAATCGTCTGGTACGTGATATTGCCAAAAATTCTTCCAAACCTGAGAAATATGTGCGACTGTTCTTCAGAATGGTCAACTACTTTCAACCGAGAAGTATTATTGAACTGGGGACTTCATTAGGGCTTAGCACAATTTATTTTGCAAAAGCTCAAAATACAATTCCGGTTCATACCTTAGAGGGATGCCCCGAAACTCTTGCTATTGCTCAAGAAAATTTTGGGAAGCTCCATCTCAAAAATATCACTGGTCATTTAGGAGACTTTAATGATACGCTTCCTAATGTTCTAAAAGAAACCAGTACCGCTGATCTGGTATTCTTTGACGGAAACCATCGTGCTGAACCTACTTTAAATTATTTTGAATTGTGCCTAAAACACATGACTGATCAAAGCATATTCGTATTTGACGATATTCACTGGTCGGATGAAATGCACCAGGCATGGGAAAAAATAAAAGGCCACCCCAAAACTGTGGTGACCTTAGATTTGTTTTTTATTGGGATCGTATTCTTTGATGCCAGACTATCCCCTCAACACTTTAAAATCAGATTCTAG
- a CDS encoding DUF5106 domain-containing protein: protein MTDLNNQKAEEGANVKKIDAQIKEEQEKAEKFKAEYLKKNEKLFAAKVLSTSDEINVPEFKKEDGSKDDQKRFRYYHDHYFDNVDLKDDRLLRTPVLNQKIETYLTKLTPQVPDSICAAVQYLTSQTASDTSLMYKYIIQYTTNTFEKSDIMGMDGVFVCIAENYYAEGKAWWVEDDKLDEILKMYNTRKNLLIGKKAENIVLMDVDSNWRSLYDVKAKYTVVVFWDPNCGHCKKEMPKLQEFYKENKGEVEVFAVSTEFDNKDWPAYIKEQGYTWIDVSDNPEINKDAHKYILEGKTTLNSLNFRDYWDIFSTPQFYLLDENKMIIAKKINAEQMPDFIKQYETRQAAEAEEAEKAKKSEKK from the coding sequence ATGACAGATTTGAATAACCAAAAAGCAGAAGAAGGAGCAAACGTTAAAAAGATTGATGCGCAAATTAAGGAGGAACAGGAAAAAGCAGAAAAATTTAAGGCGGAGTATTTAAAGAAGAATGAAAAGCTTTTTGCCGCAAAAGTGTTAAGTACTTCTGATGAAATCAATGTACCTGAATTCAAGAAAGAAGATGGTTCAAAGGATGATCAAAAACGCTTTAGATATTATCATGATCACTATTTCGATAATGTAGATCTAAAAGATGACCGTTTGTTAAGAACTCCGGTGTTAAACCAAAAGATTGAGACGTATCTAACTAAGCTAACTCCACAGGTACCGGATTCTATTTGTGCTGCCGTTCAGTATTTGACCAGCCAAACTGCATCGGATACAAGTTTGATGTACAAGTATATTATTCAGTATACAACAAACACTTTTGAAAAGTCGGATATTATGGGAATGGATGGTGTATTTGTGTGTATCGCTGAAAACTATTACGCTGAAGGAAAAGCCTGGTGGGTTGAAGATGACAAATTGGACGAGATTTTAAAGATGTATAACACCAGAAAGAATTTGTTGATTGGGAAAAAGGCTGAAAATATCGTATTAATGGATGTGGATTCTAACTGGAGGTCTTTATATGATGTTAAAGCAAAATATACTGTGGTGGTATTTTGGGATCCAAATTGTGGACACTGTAAAAAAGAAATGCCGAAACTTCAGGAGTTTTACAAAGAGAATAAAGGTGAAGTAGAGGTATTTGCAGTAAGTACAGAGTTTGACAATAAAGATTGGCCTGCTTATATCAAGGAGCAGGGTTATACCTGGATTGATGTATCAGATAATCCTGAAATAAATAAGGATGCACATAAATACATTTTAGAAGGTAAGACAACATTGAATAGCTTGAACTTCAGGGATTACTGGGATATCTTCTCAACTCCGCAGTTTTATTTACTGGATGAAAATAAAATGATTATTGCGAAGAAAATCAATGCAGAGCAAATGCCTGATTTCATTAAGCAATATGAAACAAGACAAGCAGCAGAAGCTGAGGAAGCAGAAAAAGCAAAGAAATCGGAGAAAAAGTAA
- a CDS encoding DUF4369 domain-containing protein, giving the protein MIKKVLLLTTVFLSTISSYAQHDFTFKIDGIADTTMYLANYFGGKMYYNDTTVADANGVVRFKGKETKPGGIYAVIFPDNKTYFQVVINEEKIVMETTIQNPEANMIVKVSEENKAFYA; this is encoded by the coding sequence ATGATCAAAAAGGTATTACTCTTAACTACTGTATTTCTATCAACAATTAGTTCTTACGCTCAGCACGATTTCACATTTAAAATTGACGGTATTGCCGATACTACGATGTATTTAGCCAACTATTTTGGGGGTAAAATGTATTATAATGATACAACAGTTGCCGATGCAAATGGAGTGGTAAGATTCAAAGGGAAAGAAACGAAACCAGGCGGTATTTATGCTGTGATATTTCCAGATAATAAGACCTATTTTCAAGTGGTTATAAATGAAGAAAAGATTGTTATGGAAACCACAATTCAGAATCCTGAGGCCAATATGATTGTGAAGGTTTCTGAAGAAAATAAAGCTTTTTATGCGTAG
- a CDS encoding cytochrome-c peroxidase — translation MKWVYSLLILFLFIRCETTSNEQQDVVEIPTHFDTLNLDFLNDLTPAKIELGKRLFFDNRLSKNQNISCASCHQPQHAFADSVSVSVGTNGEPGFRNSPSIVNVAFKELFHKDGGVKTLELQVLAPIIDTNELGADFLVVLERLTQDSNYVKMFKDAFDTLPNVFGITRSIAAFERSLVMGNSAYDRYILGDSNALNSNEKNGLRLFNSSRLNCTSCHSGVLFTDYSYQNIGLEHQFEDSGRARITYRPLDAGKFEVPSLRNVAITAPYMHDGSMDTLDEVIRYLEKGGGSHPNKSELLKPFTLTANERNDLIEFLYALTDQQFLN, via the coding sequence ATGAAATGGGTTTATAGCCTTCTCATATTATTTCTTTTTATTCGTTGTGAAACAACATCTAATGAGCAGCAGGATGTTGTAGAAATTCCTACGCATTTTGACACATTAAACCTTGATTTTTTAAATGATCTCACTCCTGCGAAGATTGAGTTGGGTAAACGGCTGTTTTTTGACAATAGACTGAGTAAAAACCAAAACATTTCGTGCGCTTCCTGTCACCAACCTCAACACGCTTTTGCAGATAGTGTATCTGTCAGTGTTGGAACTAATGGAGAACCCGGGTTTCGCAACTCTCCCTCAATCGTTAATGTAGCTTTTAAAGAACTGTTTCATAAAGATGGTGGAGTAAAAACTTTAGAACTACAGGTTTTAGCTCCAATCATTGATACCAATGAATTAGGGGCTGATTTTCTCGTGGTGTTAGAGCGTTTAACTCAAGATTCCAATTATGTCAAAATGTTTAAAGATGCTTTTGATACCTTACCTAATGTTTTTGGAATTACCCGTTCTATAGCGGCATTCGAACGGTCATTGGTCATGGGCAACTCAGCATACGACAGGTATATTCTCGGAGATTCCAATGCGCTCAATTCTAATGAAAAAAACGGATTGCGATTGTTTAACTCTTCCCGTTTAAACTGTACTTCTTGCCATTCGGGAGTACTCTTTACCGATTACTCTTATCAAAATATTGGGTTGGAACATCAATTCGAAGATAGCGGGCGTGCCAGAATTACGTATCGACCTTTGGATGCTGGAAAGTTTGAAGTACCCAGTTTAAGAAATGTTGCGATAACTGCTCCTTATATGCACGATGGTTCCATGGACACTTTGGATGAAGTTATCCGATATTTAGAAAAAGGAGGCGGAAGTCATCCGAATAAAAGTGAACTGTTAAAACCATTCACTTTAACTGCCAATGAACGTAATGACCTTATTGAATTCTTATACGCCTTAACCGACCAACAGTTCTTAAATTAA
- a CDS encoding cold shock domain-containing protein, which translates to MNKGKVKFFNETKGFGFIVEEGSNSEYFVHVTGLIDEIRENDQVEFELKEGRKGLNAVNVKIA; encoded by the coding sequence ATGAACAAAGGAAAAGTAAAGTTCTTCAATGAAACTAAAGGTTTCGGTTTTATTGTTGAAGAAGGCTCTAATAGCGAGTACTTCGTACACGTAACAGGTTTAATCGATGAGATCAGAGAAAATGATCAAGTTGAATTTGAACTAAAAGAAGGTAGAAAAGGATTAAACGCTGTGAACGTTAAGATTGCGTAA
- a CDS encoding ChaN family lipoprotein codes for MLSYGQATYKLYTKDGKEVSMDKMVKSLAKSDVVLFGELHNNPICHWMQLKVTQAIYEKNQKLTMGAEMFEADNQLLIDEYFKGFIRQKDFEKEMRLWKNYETDYKPLLEFAREHKVNFVATNIPRRYAALVNRKGFTVLDSLSDESKSYMMPLPMVYDTTNPSAQRMLQMDFGHGKGGPKVESMVKAQSVKDATMAHFILENIEKKTTFIHYQGDFHSAHYGGIYWYLKHWKSSLDVLTISTVEAGGEMEFKEKYKELGDYILVITEDMTKTY; via the coding sequence ATGTTGTCATATGGACAGGCAACATATAAATTATACACAAAAGACGGCAAAGAAGTGTCCATGGATAAAATGGTAAAATCTTTAGCAAAATCTGATGTGGTATTGTTTGGTGAATTACATAATAATCCAATTTGTCACTGGATGCAGTTAAAAGTAACCCAGGCCATTTATGAAAAGAATCAGAAACTAACTATGGGGGCTGAAATGTTTGAAGCAGATAACCAGTTGTTGATTGATGAATACTTTAAAGGGTTTATTCGTCAAAAAGACTTTGAGAAAGAAATGCGTTTGTGGAAAAATTACGAAACGGACTATAAACCTTTATTAGAGTTTGCGAGAGAGCATAAGGTGAATTTTGTGGCGACAAATATTCCGCGTAGATATGCGGCATTAGTGAATCGAAAAGGTTTTACGGTGTTGGATTCTTTATCGGATGAATCGAAATCTTATATGATGCCATTACCAATGGTGTATGATACCACCAATCCAAGTGCGCAAAGAATGTTACAAATGGATTTTGGGCACGGTAAAGGAGGCCCTAAGGTAGAGTCTATGGTTAAGGCGCAGTCTGTTAAAGATGCAACAATGGCACATTTTATTTTAGAAAACATCGAAAAGAAAACCACTTTTATTCATTATCAGGGTGATTTTCATTCAGCGCATTATGGTGGAATTTATTGGTATTTAAAGCACTGGAAATCCAGTTTGGATGTATTAACCATAAGTACAGTTGAAGCTGGTGGAGAAATGGAATTCAAAGAGAAGTATAAGGAATTAGGGGATTATATTTTGGTCATCACAGAGGATATGACTAAAACCTATTAG
- a CDS encoding DUF192 domain-containing protein, giving the protein MIGNQKTTIIVMSIALVAFLLVKVLPTFKTKTKTHVSSKVKLNNAAEDYSQGSAWFISETGDTLANVDVEISDTDYKITKGLMDRSQMRENQGMLFVFNNMEKRSFWMKNTKIPLDIIYITQEGLIDSYYQSTTPYSVEPLPSSGAAQYVLEVNGGYMERHQLRKGTKFIYNRN; this is encoded by the coding sequence ATGATCGGGAATCAGAAAACTACTATAATCGTTATGTCAATTGCGCTGGTCGCATTTCTTCTGGTAAAGGTTTTACCGACATTTAAAACGAAAACAAAGACACATGTTTCAAGTAAAGTGAAGTTGAATAATGCTGCAGAGGACTATAGTCAGGGAAGTGCATGGTTTATATCAGAAACCGGAGATACTTTGGCGAATGTCGATGTAGAGATTTCGGATACAGATTACAAAATCACCAAAGGTTTGATGGATCGTTCGCAAATGAGAGAAAATCAAGGGATGTTATTTGTGTTTAACAATATGGAAAAAAGATCTTTCTGGATGAAAAACACGAAGATTCCTTTAGATATTATTTATATCACACAAGAAGGATTAATTGACTCATATTATCAATCCACTACGCCATATTCAGTAGAACCATTACCATCGTCCGGAGCTGCGCAATATGTTTTGGAAGTTAACGGAGGTTATATGGAGCGTCATCAATTAAGAAAAGGGACAAAATTTATTTATAATAGAAATTAG
- a CDS encoding M1 family metallopeptidase: MRSKLLSIFILTFLGVNVLAQGYWQQHVAYSMDIDMNVETNQFNGKQELIYTNNSPDTLHKVYYHLYFNAFQPGSMMDVRSRTISDPDRRVKDRIYKLSPDEIGYQKILSLTQNEKNVEYSIEGTILTVKLADPIVPGEKVVFDMEFKAQVPKQIRRSGRDNAEGIEYTMTQWYPKMAEYDRDGWHANEYVGREFYGVWGSFDVHITIDSNYVLAGTGVVQNPEEVGHGYSNSQAKTDKLNWHFKADKVHDFGWAADPDYQHDIVPVDDQLQLHFFYQADTLADQWKEIQPDVVQMFKITNETFGRYPYSDFSIIQGGDGGMEYPMCTMVLGHGSRHGMVGLITHESIHNWYYGVLGTNEYRYPWMDEGMTTYAEEYAMDKLDSLNGENFLMHSYDSYRALAVKWAEKEEPLATPGDLFDYNRVYSISAYSKGAITQNMLRYIVGDEVYYRAVLRYFEEWKFKHPTPNDLLRIMELESDMELDWFFEHWVYTLHHIDYDINVANTDKGTQIQIKNAGNFPMPIDVRVTLKDGKEIWYYIPLRQMRGAKSTDAKTLKPWAWVDPNYSFDVEYSMNDIQSVEIDPNRMLADIHMENNIYPRKEVPEKEEPKSKSKGKKKKKSKNKKK; encoded by the coding sequence ATGAGAAGTAAACTCCTAAGTATTTTTATCTTAACCTTTCTTGGTGTAAATGTTTTAGCTCAAGGTTATTGGCAGCAACATGTGGCCTATTCTATGGACATTGATATGAACGTTGAAACGAACCAGTTTAATGGAAAACAGGAATTGATTTATACCAATAACTCACCCGATACTTTACACAAAGTATACTATCATTTGTATTTTAATGCGTTTCAACCCGGAAGTATGATGGATGTGAGAAGTAGAACAATTTCGGATCCGGATCGTAGGGTAAAAGACAGAATTTATAAGTTGTCACCGGACGAAATAGGATATCAAAAGATTCTATCTCTGACGCAAAATGAAAAAAATGTGGAGTATTCTATTGAAGGAACTATTCTTACCGTGAAATTAGCAGATCCCATTGTACCGGGTGAGAAAGTGGTATTCGATATGGAATTTAAAGCACAGGTACCTAAGCAAATTCGTAGGTCGGGAAGAGATAATGCTGAAGGTATTGAATATACCATGACGCAATGGTATCCTAAAATGGCAGAGTATGATCGAGATGGATGGCATGCAAATGAGTATGTAGGAAGAGAGTTTTATGGCGTATGGGGAAGTTTTGACGTACATATTACAATAGATTCTAACTATGTTTTAGCGGGAACGGGTGTCGTTCAAAACCCCGAAGAAGTAGGACATGGTTATAGTAATTCGCAAGCAAAAACTGATAAATTAAACTGGCATTTTAAAGCAGATAAAGTACATGATTTTGGATGGGCTGCTGATCCGGATTATCAACATGATATTGTACCGGTTGACGATCAATTACAGCTACATTTCTTTTATCAGGCAGATACTTTAGCAGATCAATGGAAAGAAATTCAACCCGATGTGGTACAGATGTTTAAAATAACCAATGAAACATTTGGACGCTATCCATATTCTGATTTTTCAATTATTCAAGGTGGAGATGGAGGAATGGAATATCCGATGTGTACGATGGTTCTTGGGCATGGTTCTCGCCATGGAATGGTTGGTTTGATTACACATGAAAGCATTCATAACTGGTATTATGGGGTGTTAGGAACAAATGAATACAGATATCCATGGATGGATGAGGGAATGACGACTTATGCTGAAGAATATGCCATGGATAAACTGGATAGTTTGAATGGGGAGAATTTCCTAATGCATTCTTACGACTCTTATAGAGCGTTAGCGGTTAAATGGGCTGAAAAAGAAGAGCCATTAGCTACTCCGGGAGATTTGTTTGATTACAATAGAGTTTATAGTATCAGTGCATATTCTAAGGGAGCAATCACACAAAATATGTTGAGATACATTGTTGGAGATGAAGTGTATTATCGTGCGGTATTAAGATATTTTGAAGAATGGAAATTCAAACATCCTACTCCAAATGATTTATTGAGAATTATGGAGTTGGAGTCGGATATGGAATTGGATTGGTTTTTCGAACATTGGGTATATACCTTACATCATATTGATTACGATATAAATGTAGCAAATACGGATAAGGGGACTCAAATTCAAATTAAAAATGCAGGAAATTTTCCGATGCCAATTGATGTAAGAGTTACACTGAAAGATGGGAAAGAGATCTGGTATTATATTCCTCTAAGACAAATGAGAGGTGCAAAATCTACGGATGCGAAAACATTAAAACCATGGGCGTGGGTAGATCCAAATTATAGTTTCGATGTGGAGTATTCTATGAATGATATTCAAAGTGTGGAGATTGATCCAAATAGAATGTTAGCAGATATCCATATGGAGAATAATATATATCCTCGAAAAGAAGTTCCGGAGAAAGAAGAACCTAAGTCAAAATCAAAAGGCAAGAAGAAAAAGAAAAGCAAAAACAAAAAGAAGTAG
- a CDS encoding SBBP repeat-containing protein gives MKSPDFFLKFILISVFFFIQHLYAQDMSLDWAHGFGGTSYDVSQDMTIDDSGYVYVTGYFNTNVDFDPGVNSVLYTAYGNDDIFIQKLDSFGNLVWAKHIGNGYNDRANSIATDDSGYVYVTGYFNDTIDFDPGVGVYNVISTGGPDMFILKLNSSGDFIWVKSTEGAYSSGENICLDHTGNIYVSGEFGGIIDLDPGLGVSSFTSYGQSDAFILKLDTLGNFVWAKRRGSIHVDKDNDMILDRFHNIYLTGYFADTVDFDPGVGVTNKISNGDADIVIQKLNSSGDLIWVKTMGGSYIDMGMSISLDTNGYVYSAGLFSNLVDFDPNSGTQMISSQGEYDAFVLKLDTLGNFIWVKTIGGVSNDVARSITVKPNGDIICSGVYSSTCDLDPNSGVISRSTSGIYDFDIYIQKLDANGNLIWVKTMGSTFNDLPNAIISTANNQIYTTGYFSANMDFDPNADTFSISNQGNSDYFIQKLKPCVSTSSIDHQTACNSYTWINGVTYTANNNTATTILANNAGCDSVVTLNLTLYQPSSDTQTITACGNYTWIDGNSYSSNNNTATHTLTNSQGCDSVIYLDLTILNNAASTDIQMQCDSLVWIDGITYYTSNNTATYTFANVASNGCDSIVSLNLTILSDSTTYTVTACDSFNWIDGNTYYLSNNSASHTLTNSHGCDSTIILDLTLNHSTNSMDYITACDSFTWLDGITYTLSNNTAVHTITNSLGCDSIITLDLTIHNSDQTTETITSCDSYTWIDGITYYSNNNTATHTLTNSNGCDSIITLNLIINQSDSITDIISACGSYTWINGTNYTSNNVIDSMLFVNSNGCDSIVYLDLTINYPSSSIDTIVACDNYTWIDGITYTSNNTTATHTLINSLGCDSVVTLNLTIHHSNNSTDIITACQNYTWINGVTYTTSTSNVKHTLANAQGCDSILVLDLTIIPVDTSVIRNGLTLDAQATNASFQWVNCNTNAYIPNQTNSSYQIENSGQYAVEVTQNNCTDTSSCFTFINVGIEQNRSIGDISVYPNPTKDAIFISIKGSFSTSKIRLLDQVGHQLMYKQSDIRQLNYSLDLTHLATGTYYIEIIIDESIYRYPVFKL, from the coding sequence ATGAAATCCCCAGATTTTTTCCTGAAATTTATTCTCATTTCAGTATTCTTTTTTATTCAACATCTATATGCTCAGGATATGTCTTTGGATTGGGCACATGGATTTGGTGGTACGTCATATGATGTTAGTCAAGATATGACCATTGATGATTCAGGTTATGTTTATGTGACCGGATACTTCAATACAAATGTTGATTTTGACCCTGGAGTTAATTCAGTTTTATATACTGCATATGGCAATGACGATATTTTTATACAAAAACTGGATTCATTCGGAAATTTGGTATGGGCTAAACATATCGGAAATGGTTACAATGATAGGGCTAATTCAATTGCTACAGATGATTCAGGTTATGTTTATGTGACCGGATACTTCAACGACACTATTGACTTTGATCCTGGAGTTGGTGTCTATAATGTAATTTCTACAGGAGGGCCGGATATGTTTATTCTAAAACTCAATTCATCTGGTGATTTTATTTGGGTAAAAAGTACAGAAGGAGCATATTCCAGCGGTGAAAATATATGTTTGGATCACACAGGAAACATATATGTATCTGGTGAATTTGGAGGAATAATAGATTTAGACCCTGGATTAGGTGTCTCCAGTTTTACTTCATACGGTCAATCAGATGCTTTTATCTTAAAACTGGATACGCTTGGAAATTTTGTTTGGGCCAAACGAAGAGGAAGTATTCATGTGGATAAAGACAATGATATGATATTGGATAGATTCCATAATATTTATCTGACCGGTTATTTTGCAGATACCGTTGATTTTGATCCCGGAGTTGGGGTTACCAACAAAATTTCAAATGGAGATGCGGATATTGTCATTCAAAAATTAAATTCTTCAGGAGATTTAATTTGGGTAAAGACAATGGGGGGAAGTTATATTGATATGGGAATGAGTATTTCGTTAGATACAAATGGATATGTTTACTCTGCAGGTCTTTTTTCTAATCTGGTTGATTTTGATCCAAATTCTGGAACACAAATGATCAGTTCCCAGGGGGAATACGATGCATTTGTACTCAAGCTTGATACACTTGGTAACTTTATTTGGGTAAAAACCATTGGAGGGGTTTCCAATGATGTAGCAAGATCTATTACTGTAAAACCTAATGGAGATATTATTTGTTCTGGTGTGTATTCCAGTACATGTGACTTAGACCCAAACTCAGGTGTGATCTCAAGAAGTACATCTGGAATCTATGATTTTGATATTTATATTCAAAAGTTAGATGCCAATGGAAACTTAATTTGGGTAAAAACGATGGGAAGTACTTTCAATGATTTACCCAATGCTATTATCTCAACAGCAAATAATCAGATTTATACTACAGGTTATTTTTCAGCAAACATGGATTTTGATCCCAATGCAGATACTTTCAGTATTTCCAATCAAGGTAACTCGGATTATTTTATTCAAAAATTAAAACCATGCGTTTCTACATCTAGTATTGACCATCAAACTGCTTGTAATAGTTATACCTGGATCAATGGAGTGACCTATACCGCAAATAATAATACTGCTACCACTATTCTGGCCAACAACGCAGGATGTGATTCTGTGGTTACTCTAAATCTTACTTTATATCAACCATCATCTGATACTCAAACAATCACCGCTTGCGGAAATTATACTTGGATTGATGGAAATTCTTATTCTTCAAATAATAATACCGCCACGCATACATTAACAAATAGTCAGGGGTGTGATTCTGTGATTTATTTAGATTTAACCATTTTAAATAACGCCGCCTCAACAGACATTCAAATGCAGTGTGACTCATTAGTATGGATAGATGGGATCACATATTATACCTCAAATAATACCGCAACTTATACGTTTGCTAATGTAGCTTCCAATGGCTGTGACTCCATTGTAAGTTTGAATCTTACGATATTATCAGATTCAACCACCTATACCGTTACCGCATGTGATAGTTTCAATTGGATTGATGGGAATACCTATTACTTGAGCAATAATTCTGCTAGCCACACGCTAACGAACAGTCATGGTTGCGATTCAACAATTATCCTGGATTTAACATTAAATCATTCAACCAATTCTATGGATTACATCACCGCATGCGACAGTTTTACCTGGTTAGATGGAATCACTTATACCTTGAGTAATAATACAGCTGTTCATACAATTACCAATAGTTTGGGATGTGATTCCATTATCACACTTGACCTAACGATCCATAATTCGGATCAAACAACTGAAACCATTACATCATGTGATTCATATACCTGGATAGATGGAATTACCTACTACTCCAACAACAATACCGCTACACATACACTTACAAATAGTAACGGTTGCGACAGCATCATCACGTTAAATCTTATCATCAATCAATCTGATAGCATTACCGATATAATTTCAGCTTGTGGTAGTTATACATGGATTAATGGAACAAACTATACGTCAAATAACGTTATAGATTCTATGCTTTTTGTAAACTCTAACGGATGCGACAGTATCGTCTATTTGGATTTAACTATAAATTATCCTTCTTCTTCAATTGATACTATTGTTGCATGTGATAATTATACATGGATTGATGGAATAACGTACACTTCAAATAATACAACAGCAACCCATACTTTAATTAATAGTTTAGGTTGTGATTCCGTAGTGACATTAAATCTAACAATCCATCATTCTAATAATAGTACCGATATCATCACTGCCTGCCAGAACTATACGTGGATCAATGGAGTAACTTATACCACTAGTACCAGTAATGTAAAGCATACACTCGCAAACGCTCAAGGTTGCGATAGCATTTTAGTACTAGACTTAACCATTATTCCAGTAGATACCTCGGTTATAAGAAATGGATTAACACTTGACGCCCAGGCCACAAACGCTAGTTTCCAATGGGTTAACTGTAATACAAATGCATATATCCCCAATCAAACCAATTCCTCATATCAAATAGAAAATAGCGGTCAATATGCCGTAGAAGTCACCCAAAACAATTGTACCGATACTTCTTCCTGTTTCACATTTATTAATGTTGGTATAGAACAAAATAGGTCAATTGGAGACATATCAGTCTACCCCAATCCAACCAAAGATGCTATTTTCATAAGTATCAAAGGGAGTTTCAGCACTTCAAAAATTCGATTGTTGGATCAAGTTGGACATCAATTAATGTATAAACAGTCAGATATACGACAATTGAATTATAGCTTAGATTTAACTCATTTAGCTACCGGAACATACTATATTGAAATTATTATTGATGAATCTATCTACAGATATCCTGTGTTTAAACTTTAA